The proteins below come from a single Falco naumanni isolate bFalNau1 chromosome 24, bFalNau1.pat, whole genome shotgun sequence genomic window:
- the LOC121080260 gene encoding E3 ubiquitin-protein ligase TRIM7-like — MAECDPLESLQKEASCSICLDYFRDPVSINCGHSFCRDCITRCSGKSDRRFTCPQCRGIAQKRKFRPNRELRNLAEIAKKLSSRAGYVAGAGSLCQKHQEPLKLFCQEDRVAICVVCDRSHAHRAHTVAPIEEAAQECKEQIQSKLKSLKDERERLQGLKLTREKRSQKYLQQARAERWKIMLVFKQLHQFQDEQEHLLLMWLEDVEKQIVQTQVENDRKISMEISHLGNLIHELEGMSPQPENKSLQDARSALTRCEARISQQLTEKFPRVEKRLRDLSQKNLVLKEALRKFKESLPVELDVQWANVTLDPDTANPHLILSEDRRSVRWDETPQNLPNNPQRFDTYCSVLGCEGFLVGRHYWEVQLGSRGFWAVGVARDSAWRKGWINLDPSQGIWAVGICGDKFQAFTSFETVQPLNGRPRTIRVSLDYEKGHVAFFDADNETLAFAFPLTSFNGEKILPFFWVWESSIQLAP; from the exons ATGGCTGAATGTGACCCACTGGAAAGTCTGCAGAAAGAAGCATCTTGCTCTATCTGCCTGGATTATTTCCGTGACCCTGTGTCCATCAACTGTGGACACAGCTTCTGCCGGGACTGCATCACGCGATGCTCAGGAAAATCAGACCGGCGCTTCACCTGCCCCCAGTGCCGAGGAATtgcccagaaaagaaaatttagacCAAACCGTGAGCTGAGGAACCTGGCAGAAATCGCCAAGAAGCTGAGCTCACGGGCGGGGTACGTGGCCGgagcaggcagcctgtgccagaaGCATCAGGAACCCCTCAAGCTCTTCTGCCAGGAGGACCGGGTGGCCATCTGCGTGGTGTGCGACCGCTCCCACGCTCACCGCGCTCACACCGTCGCACCCATCGAAGAAGCTGCCCAGGAGTGCAAA GAGCAGATCCAAAGCAAACTGAAGAGCCTCAAGGATGAAAGAGAAAGGCTTCAAGGATTAAAACTgaccagggagaagagaagccAGAAGTATCTG CAGCAGGCAAGAGCCGAGAGGTGGAAAATCATGTTGGTGTTTAAGCAGCTGCACCAGTTCCAGGATGAGCAGGAGCATCTCCTCCTGATGTGGCTGGAAGATGTGGAGAAGCAGATAGTGCAGACCCAGGTGGAGAATGACAGGAAAATCTCCATGGAGATCTCCCACCTGGGCAACCTCATCCATGAGCTGGAGGGGATGAGCCCACAGCCAGAGAATAAATCCCTGCAG gATGCCAGGAGTGCCTTGACCAG GTGTGAAGCAAGGATTTCCCAGCAACTGACAGAGAAGTTTCCCAGAGTGGAAAAGCGACTCAGGGATTTATCTCAGAAAAACCTTGTTCTGAAGGAAGCCCTGAGGAAATTCAAAG aGAGCCTCCCAGTTGAACTGGATGTGCAATGGG CAAACGTGACTCTGGATCCAGACACAGCAAACCCCCACCTCATTCTCTCCGAGGACCGGAGGAGTGTGAGGTGGGATGAAACACCCCAGAATTTGCCCAACAATCCCCAGAGATTTGATACCTACTGCTCCGTCTTGGGTTGTGAAGGCTTCCTGGTGGGGAGGCACTACTGGGAagtgcagctggggagcaggggatTTTGGGCTGTGGGGGTGGCCAGAGACTCGGCGTGGAGAAAGGGTTGGATTAATCTTGACCCTTCCCAGGGGATATGGGCTGTTGGCATCTGTGGGGACAAGTTTCAAGCTTTCACCTCTTTTGAAACTGTTCAGCCTCTGAATGGGAGACCAAGGACCATCCGGGTCTCTCTCGATTACGAGAAGGGACACGTGGCTTTCTTTGATGCTGATAACGAGAccttggcttttgcttttcctctgactTCTTTCAATGGAGAGAAAATCCTGCCTTTCTTCTGGGTTTGGGAGTCCAGCATCCAGCTGGCTCCCTAA